A single region of the Pirellulales bacterium genome encodes:
- a CDS encoding sulfatase, which translates to MSIKASFADDKPVSADRPNIVFILADDHAYQAVSAYGHGFNQTPNIDRIAHDGMRFDRCLVTNSLCGPSRASVLTGKYSHANGFYNNTNCRFDGSQVTMPKLLHQAGYQTAIVGKWHLESDPTGFDYWNILPGQGQYYNPPMITGGLNTAGHRTRHTGYVTEIITDDTLDWLAHRRDPSKPFLLMCHHKAPHREWEPALENLSLYDGVKFAEPKTLFDDYSGRGKAEHVQDMMIRSTMNDHDLKLKTPPDLNPEQRKVWNAYYEPRNEAFRKLDLKGADLVRWKYQRYMHDYLATIASIDQSVGRVLDYLKQSGLDRNTIVVYSSDQGFFLGEHGWFDKRWIFEQSLRAPFVARWPGVTKPGSVNTDIVSNLDFAETFLDAAGVKIPADMQGRSLVPVLKGQTPADWRTAFYYHYYEHPGPHNVARQYGVITDRYKLVYFYEPEFNYWELFDLKSDPLELKSLYDNPAYAKVQKSLHQQLADLRATLKVPAEDPPESIIVPAKPKQPAKTKHAANNPPPSLQRQQGSG; encoded by the coding sequence GTGTCAATTAAAGCGTCGTTTGCCGACGATAAGCCGGTAAGTGCAGATCGACCAAACATCGTGTTTATCCTGGCCGACGACCATGCCTACCAGGCCGTCAGCGCCTATGGCCACGGCTTCAATCAAACGCCGAATATCGATCGCATCGCTCACGATGGAATGCGGTTCGATCGCTGCTTGGTGACCAACTCGCTGTGCGGGCCGAGCCGCGCTTCCGTGCTCACCGGGAAATACAGCCACGCCAACGGCTTTTACAACAACACGAATTGCCGCTTCGATGGCTCGCAGGTCACGATGCCCAAGCTGTTGCATCAGGCCGGCTATCAGACGGCGATCGTCGGCAAATGGCATCTCGAAAGCGATCCGACCGGCTTCGACTACTGGAACATCCTGCCCGGCCAAGGCCAATACTACAATCCGCCGATGATCACGGGCGGCCTGAACACCGCCGGCCATCGCACGCGCCATACCGGCTACGTGACCGAGATCATCACCGACGACACGCTCGATTGGCTCGCCCATCGCCGCGATCCGTCGAAACCGTTTCTGCTGATGTGCCACCACAAAGCGCCGCACCGGGAATGGGAGCCGGCGCTGGAAAACCTATCGCTCTACGACGGCGTTAAATTCGCCGAGCCGAAAACGCTGTTCGACGATTATTCCGGCCGCGGCAAGGCCGAGCACGTGCAAGACATGATGATCCGCAGCACGATGAACGACCACGATCTGAAGCTCAAAACGCCTCCGGATCTGAATCCCGAGCAGCGCAAGGTGTGGAACGCGTATTACGAACCGCGCAACGAAGCGTTCCGCAAGCTCGATCTCAAAGGGGCCGATCTCGTGCGCTGGAAATATCAGCGCTACATGCACGACTACCTGGCCACGATCGCGTCGATCGACCAAAGCGTCGGCCGGGTGCTCGACTATCTGAAGCAATCGGGCCTCGACCGCAACACGATCGTCGTGTACTCGTCCGACCAGGGTTTTTTCCTCGGCGAACACGGCTGGTTCGACAAGCGCTGGATTTTCGAGCAATCGCTGCGGGCCCCGTTCGTCGCGCGTTGGCCGGGCGTGACGAAGCCGGGCAGCGTGAATACCGACATCGTGTCGAATCTCGATTTCGCCGAAACGTTTTTGGACGCGGCGGGCGTGAAAATCCCCGCTGATATGCAAGGCCGCAGCCTCGTGCCGGTGCTCAAAGGCCAAACGCCCGCCGATTGGCGCACGGCGTTTTATTATCACTACTACGAGCATCCCGGCCCGCACAACGTCGCCCGGCAATACGGCGTGATCACCGATCGCTACAAGCTGGTCTATTTCTACGAACCGGAGTTCAACTATTGGGAACTTTTTGATCTCAAGAGCGATCCCTTGGAACTCAAAAGTCTGTACGACAATCCGGCGTATGCAAAAGTGCAAAAATCCCTGCACCAGCAACTCGCGGATCTGCGCGCCACCCTAAAAGTCCCCGCCGAAGACCCGCCGGAATCGATCATTGTCCCCGCGAAACCGAAGCAGCCTGCGAAAACAAAGCACGCCGCGAACAACCCGCCACCGAGCCTGCAGCGCCAGCAAGGAAGCGGCTGA
- a CDS encoding trypsin-like peptidase domain-containing protein: MRKNVVLCLISALVGVALSVALFNQPRSPMQLAAAEPPLPGPQFAPNYRQVPATPVPDLPQNAPSYSPLQSAAPPAGQDAPSGPAPLNPAPVQAAPPIGAPLPIAVRGRAAGDDELTPDERVNVAVYESVNRSVVNIVTKIPGTANFLMFDNSQEGAGSGSVLDKRGNILTNYHVIEGATEIEVTLFDGSPHEAHVVGRDISSDVAVLHIDAPPESLYPVRFGDSTHLRVGQRVFAIGNPFGLERTLTTGIISSLNRTLPARNNRSIKSVIQTDAAINPGNSGGPLLDTHGRLIGMNTAIASRTGQNTGIGFAIPVSMISRIATQLIESPLHKVIRPETGITRVYQPETGRGLYIATMTPGGPAEQAGLRGFKLVKQRKRQGPFTYETTTVDRSTADMIIGVDNQKTTNADDFLDAIESHRPGDDVDLHIIRDGHEMIVRLRLAAADA; the protein is encoded by the coding sequence ATGCGAAAGAACGTCGTTTTGTGCCTGATCAGCGCCCTGGTGGGAGTGGCCCTTTCGGTGGCACTTTTCAACCAACCGCGTTCGCCAATGCAGCTCGCCGCGGCCGAGCCGCCGCTGCCCGGTCCGCAATTTGCGCCGAACTATCGGCAGGTGCCGGCGACGCCGGTGCCCGATTTGCCGCAAAATGCTCCCTCATATTCTCCCTTGCAGTCCGCGGCACCGCCGGCCGGGCAAGACGCGCCAAGCGGGCCGGCGCCGTTGAACCCGGCTCCAGTTCAAGCGGCCCCGCCGATCGGCGCTCCGCTGCCGATCGCCGTTCGCGGCCGCGCGGCGGGCGACGACGAACTTACGCCCGACGAGCGCGTGAACGTCGCCGTTTACGAAAGCGTCAATCGTAGCGTGGTCAATATCGTCACCAAGATTCCGGGCACGGCGAATTTTTTGATGTTCGACAATTCGCAGGAAGGGGCCGGCTCCGGCTCGGTGCTCGATAAGCGCGGCAATATTTTGACGAACTATCACGTCATCGAAGGGGCGACGGAAATCGAAGTCACGCTGTTCGACGGCTCGCCACACGAAGCCCACGTCGTCGGCCGCGATATTTCCAGCGACGTGGCCGTGCTGCACATCGACGCCCCGCCCGAATCGCTATACCCCGTGCGGTTCGGCGATTCGACGCATTTGCGCGTCGGCCAGCGCGTATTTGCCATCGGCAATCCGTTCGGCCTCGAGCGAACGCTGACCACCGGCATCATCTCCAGCCTCAATCGCACACTGCCGGCCCGAAACAACCGCAGCATCAAATCCGTGATCCAAACCGATGCCGCGATCAACCCGGGCAATTCCGGCGGACCGCTCTTGGATACGCATGGCCGGCTCATCGGCATGAACACCGCCATCGCCAGTCGAACCGGGCAGAACACCGGCATCGGTTTCGCAATCCCAGTGAGCATGATCAGCCGCATCGCCACGCAATTGATCGAAAGCCCGCTGCATAAAGTGATTCGCCCCGAAACCGGGATCACGCGAGTCTATCAACCGGAAACGGGCCGCGGCTTGTATATCGCCACGATGACACCCGGCGGCCCGGCCGAACAAGCCGGCCTGCGCGGATTCAAACTCGTCAAGCAACGCAAGCGCCAGGGACCATTTACCTATGAAACCACGACGGTCGACCGCAGCACGGCCGACATGATCATCGGCGTCGACAATCAAAAAACCACCAATGCCGACGACTTTTTGGACGCCATCGAAAGCCATCGCCCCGGCGACGACGTCGATTTGCACATCATTCGCGATGGCCACGAAATGATCGTCCGCTTGCGACTGGCCGCCGCGGATGCTTGA
- the thiS gene encoding sulfur carrier protein ThiS: MNSTGQFVTVIVNGQPRQVAEGMSVAGLLADLGLVSGPVAVEVNLELVPRAQHARQPLAEGDRVEIVTLVGGG; the protein is encoded by the coding sequence TTGAATTCAACCGGCCAATTTGTGACCGTGATCGTGAATGGCCAGCCTCGGCAAGTGGCAGAGGGCATGTCGGTGGCCGGGCTGCTGGCCGATTTGGGGCTTGTCTCCGGGCCGGTGGCGGTGGAAGTGAATCTGGAGTTGGTGCCGCGAGCCCAGCATGCCCGGCAGCCGTTGGCCGAGGGAGATCGCGTCGAAATCGTCACGCTCGTCGGCGGAGGTTAA
- a CDS encoding thiazole synthase yields the protein MLEPSAVETNAAAPASGPLDSPLRIGSHTLSSRLIVGTGKYATHELMAQALALSGTDCITVAVRRERLFDSQGRNLLDAIDRNRYTLLPNTAGCFTADDAVRVARLGRELLLGLENPGADWVKLEVLADKKTLLPDPVATVEATERLVAEGFVVLCYTSDDPIIARRLKNAGAASVMPAGSPIGSGQGILNPNNIRICLEYLKQDDPDYPVIVDAGVGTASDVTIAMELGVDGVLLNTGIAGAADPLGMAQAMRAAIVAGRLAWLSGRIPKRLYATASSPDAGLISPKPR from the coding sequence ATGCTCGAACCAAGCGCAGTGGAAACAAACGCCGCGGCCCCGGCAAGCGGTCCGCTCGATTCGCCGCTGCGGATCGGCAGCCACACGCTCAGCAGCCGGCTAATCGTCGGCACCGGCAAATACGCGACGCACGAACTGATGGCCCAAGCGCTGGCCCTCTCGGGAACCGACTGCATCACCGTGGCCGTCCGGCGCGAGCGGCTCTTCGACAGTCAAGGGCGAAATCTGCTCGATGCGATCGACCGCAATCGCTACACACTGTTGCCGAACACGGCCGGCTGCTTCACGGCCGACGATGCGGTGCGCGTCGCCCGATTGGGCCGCGAACTTTTGCTGGGCTTGGAAAACCCCGGCGCCGATTGGGTGAAGCTGGAGGTGCTGGCCGACAAAAAGACGCTGCTGCCCGATCCGGTCGCGACGGTCGAGGCCACCGAGCGGCTCGTGGCCGAGGGGTTTGTCGTGCTGTGCTACACGAGCGACGATCCGATCATCGCCCGGCGATTGAAAAATGCCGGCGCGGCGAGCGTCATGCCGGCCGGCAGCCCGATCGGCTCAGGGCAAGGGATTCTGAACCCGAACAACATCCGCATCTGTCTGGAATACCTCAAGCAAGACGATCCGGATTATCCGGTGATCGTCGATGCGGGAGTGGGCACGGCCAGCGATGTGACGATCGCGATGGAATTGGGCGTCGACGGCGTGCTCTTGAACACCGGCATCGCCGGCGCGGCCGATCCGCTGGGGATGGCCCAAGCGATGCGTGCCGCGATCGTCGCCGGCCGATTGGCGTGGCTCTCGGGCCGCATCCCAAAGCGCCTATACGCGACCGCCAGCAGCCCCGACGCCGGTCTCATCAGCCCGAAGCCGCGGTGA
- a CDS encoding PEP-CTERM sorting domain-containing protein, with translation MLSTNRHVLAGSFRWPLVCCTVAVALIAWTSADRAVAQSFSLYDPNISSTVQTVTSAPVSDLLVPGSYAEADGVEFSNFSMTTAAFGAGVVLPTAADMVISAPNSATPELKFQGGPFLALNNQFVDVSLQFDVTALDSNQKLTTAELRYTGGTSGTGSVVFSEDVDDMSNNLLGDGSFVLQQGFSGSSNAGTIAFAGQQEIQVSKDIELFGQATGDSATLSDFTQTFNVTPAAVPEPSSIAMAIFGSAGLGWFGWRRKGKRRNAELACMATRSLLDVSSPRFARVNLIPASA, from the coding sequence ATGCTATCCACCAACCGACACGTTCTGGCCGGCAGTTTCCGTTGGCCGCTCGTTTGCTGCACTGTTGCCGTTGCATTGATCGCGTGGACAAGCGCCGACAGGGCCGTCGCGCAGTCCTTTTCGCTGTATGACCCGAACATTTCGTCGACCGTGCAAACCGTCACCAGCGCGCCGGTCTCCGATCTGCTGGTGCCCGGGAGCTACGCCGAGGCTGATGGTGTGGAGTTCAGCAATTTTTCGATGACCACCGCGGCATTCGGCGCGGGAGTGGTCTTGCCAACTGCCGCAGACATGGTCATCTCGGCGCCCAACAGCGCGACGCCCGAACTGAAATTCCAAGGCGGACCGTTTCTTGCCCTCAACAACCAATTCGTCGACGTAAGCCTGCAGTTCGACGTGACCGCCCTCGATTCCAATCAGAAGCTGACCACCGCCGAACTCCGCTATACGGGCGGCACCTCCGGCACCGGCAGCGTCGTGTTCAGCGAAGATGTCGACGATATGAGCAACAATCTGCTCGGCGACGGATCCTTTGTGCTGCAGCAAGGATTTTCCGGGTCGTCGAACGCCGGCACGATCGCTTTCGCCGGCCAGCAAGAAATTCAGGTCAGCAAGGATATCGAGCTATTCGGTCAGGCGACCGGCGATTCGGCGACGCTCAGCGATTTCACGCAGACATTCAATGTCACCCCGGCGGCGGTGCCCGAGCCGAGCAGTATCGCCATGGCAATCTTCGGAAGCGCCGGCCTTGGCTGGTTCGGCTGGCGTCGGAAGGGGAAGCGGCGAAACGCGGAGCTTGCATGTATGGCGACGCGATCTTTGCTCGATGTGAGCAGTCCTCGGTTTGCCCGAGTGAACCTGATTCCCGCCTCGGCCTGA
- the lpxI gene encoding UDP-2,3-diacylglucosamine diphosphatase LpxI (LpxI, functionally equivalent to LpxH, replaces it in LPS biosynthesis in a minority of bacteria.), translating into MSMTNRVKIGLVAGWGDYPAVVATALRREGFTVVGLGITEHADPSLADLCDEFTWVGLARMGKAIRFMQRTGVREATFVGKVHKVRLFQKGAWRKYWPDWQTVRMLWPIFIARHKDRRDDTLLRAIADGLARAGIRLAPATDYAPELLVKYGQLTRRGPSAAQRQDIEFGWRLAKELGRLDIGQSVAVKNRSPLALEAIEGTDECIRRAGSLCPTGGFTVVKVAKPQQDMRFDVPTIGPDTLETMAAAGAKLLAVEAGRTILIDEPRCIALAERHGIIIVALNADGQLATEAA; encoded by the coding sequence ATGTCCATGACGAATCGCGTGAAGATCGGGCTGGTGGCCGGGTGGGGAGACTATCCGGCCGTCGTGGCCACGGCGCTTCGTCGCGAAGGATTTACGGTTGTCGGATTGGGAATCACCGAGCATGCCGATCCATCGCTGGCGGATCTGTGCGACGAATTCACCTGGGTCGGCTTGGCGCGGATGGGCAAAGCGATCCGCTTCATGCAGCGAACGGGCGTGCGCGAGGCGACCTTCGTCGGCAAAGTCCATAAGGTCCGGCTGTTCCAAAAAGGGGCATGGCGGAAATATTGGCCCGACTGGCAAACGGTTCGCATGCTTTGGCCTATTTTCATCGCACGCCACAAGGATCGCCGCGACGACACCCTGTTGCGCGCAATCGCCGACGGCTTGGCGCGCGCGGGAATCCGTTTGGCGCCGGCCACCGACTATGCACCGGAGCTCCTCGTGAAATACGGACAATTGACTCGCCGCGGACCCTCGGCGGCCCAGCGGCAAGACATTGAATTCGGTTGGCGATTGGCGAAAGAACTCGGTCGGCTCGACATTGGTCAGAGCGTCGCCGTCAAGAACCGGTCGCCCCTGGCGCTCGAAGCGATCGAGGGGACCGACGAATGCATCCGCCGCGCCGGATCGCTTTGTCCGACGGGCGGATTCACCGTCGTAAAGGTCGCCAAACCGCAACAAGACATGCGGTTCGATGTTCCCACGATCGGGCCCGACACCCTCGAGACCATGGCCGCCGCGGGAGCGAAACTGCTGGCCGTCGAAGCTGGGCGAACCATCCTTATCGACGAGCCGCGATGCATCGCCCTGGCCGAGCGACATGGGATCATCATCGTCGCCCTGAATGCCGACGGCCAACTGGCGACAGAGGCGGCTTGA
- the lpxD gene encoding UDP-3-O-(3-hydroxymyristoyl)glucosamine N-acyltransferase gives MATNLAMLAELVGGRLLQPASAETPIAGAATLADAGPNDITLLDNPEKAHRLARSRAGAVVVPEGFSPDHPAAIQVADVHQAFGTIVAHFRPVRIAARLGISPFAHVSPTAQLAGDVDVHPGATVADDARIGPHSTIHAGVYVGAGSKIGSGVTIYPNAVLYENTVVGARSVIHAAAVLGAYGFGYKMTGGQYHLSAQLGNVEIGCDVEIGAGTTIDRGTYSATTIGDGTKIDNQVMIAHNCRIGRHNMICSQVGIAGSTTTGDYVVMAGQVGVRDHVHIGAGAVLGAQSGVVNDVPDGAQMLGAPAVPLRQQKVQFAHLSRLPEMRQQIKELHRQVETLLAAAEPHESEPRGGSQAAA, from the coding sequence ATGGCGACGAATCTGGCGATGCTAGCAGAGTTGGTCGGCGGGCGGCTCCTTCAGCCAGCTTCGGCGGAGACGCCGATCGCCGGCGCGGCAACGCTCGCCGATGCCGGGCCGAACGATATCACGCTCTTAGACAATCCCGAAAAAGCGCATCGGCTCGCCCGCAGCCGGGCCGGCGCGGTCGTGGTGCCCGAGGGCTTTTCGCCGGACCATCCGGCAGCGATCCAGGTGGCGGACGTGCATCAAGCGTTCGGCACGATCGTGGCCCATTTTCGGCCGGTGCGGATCGCGGCGCGGCTTGGCATTAGCCCTTTTGCGCACGTCAGCCCGACCGCGCAACTGGCGGGAGATGTCGATGTGCATCCCGGTGCGACCGTGGCCGACGACGCGCGGATCGGCCCCCATTCGACAATTCATGCGGGCGTGTATGTCGGGGCCGGCTCGAAGATCGGCAGCGGTGTGACCATCTATCCGAACGCGGTGCTCTATGAAAACACGGTGGTCGGCGCTCGCTCGGTGATCCATGCCGCGGCGGTGCTTGGTGCGTATGGCTTCGGTTACAAAATGACCGGCGGGCAATATCACCTGTCGGCCCAATTGGGAAACGTCGAGATCGGCTGCGATGTCGAAATCGGAGCCGGCACCACGATCGATCGCGGCACCTACTCGGCCACGACCATCGGCGACGGCACGAAGATCGACAACCAAGTGATGATCGCCCACAACTGCCGCATCGGGCGGCACAATATGATCTGCTCGCAAGTCGGAATCGCCGGAAGCACGACCACGGGCGATTATGTCGTAATGGCGGGGCAGGTCGGCGTGCGCGACCATGTGCATATCGGCGCCGGCGCGGTGCTCGGGGCGCAGTCGGGAGTGGTCAACGACGTGCCGGATGGAGCACAAATGCTCGGTGCGCCGGCGGTGCCGCTGCGGCAGCAAAAAGTGCAATTCGCGCATCTCAGCCGGCTGCCGGAGATGCGGCAACAGATCAAGGAATTGCACCGGCAAGTCGAAACATTGTTGGCGGCGGCGGAACCGCACGAAAGCGAACCGCGCGGCGGAAGCCAAGCCGCAGCCTAA
- a CDS encoding prenyltransferase/squalene oxidase repeat-containing protein translates to MCRIRGTKVRRDLFGLMVVLLAAWGAEGLLARSAALAQAPAPPQAAPDDSPIARPESSQTDPFGEDAPDENAPKAKDNEITPPPMAPEIGLPAIKEEGTYACRSPKHRRELLKQFGGTRATERAAAAALYWLAKHQMPDGSWSLEKFQKMCTDKSCTGVGSIESLSAATGLGLLPFLAAGQTQATNGPFQRKVAAGVYWLLNHQKRDGDLSADAASQMYSHAIATIALCEDYGMTKDKPVGVAAQMAVNFIVAAQNQKTGGWRYHPGEEGDTSVLGWQMQALHAAQEAGLTVKPAALDGAKNFLASCQPAEHVGWFCYQPEAGATPPMTAVGLLASQDLKMDRTDPVILGGSALLLANQPQAENRNIYYWYYATQALHNLAGKESEFTSNKNWDTWNRKIRKLLVETQAREGCAAGSWDPDKPNKDAWGPYGGRIMQTSLSCLTLEIYYRHLPAALPEKP, encoded by the coding sequence ATGTGCAGGATCCGTGGAACTAAAGTTCGCCGCGATCTGTTTGGGCTGATGGTTGTGCTCCTGGCCGCTTGGGGCGCAGAGGGGTTGCTGGCGCGATCGGCGGCGCTTGCGCAAGCACCGGCCCCACCGCAAGCCGCGCCGGACGATTCACCAATCGCCCGCCCGGAAAGTTCCCAGACGGATCCATTTGGAGAAGACGCTCCGGACGAAAATGCGCCCAAGGCGAAGGACAACGAGATAACGCCTCCGCCGATGGCGCCGGAGATCGGCTTGCCGGCGATCAAGGAGGAAGGGACATACGCCTGCCGCTCGCCAAAACACCGCCGCGAGCTTCTCAAGCAATTCGGCGGCACAAGGGCGACCGAGCGTGCCGCCGCCGCTGCGCTGTATTGGTTGGCGAAGCACCAAATGCCCGACGGCAGTTGGAGCCTGGAAAAATTCCAGAAAATGTGTACCGATAAATCGTGCACCGGTGTCGGCAGCATCGAGTCGCTCTCCGCCGCCACCGGGCTGGGCCTGCTGCCGTTTCTTGCCGCCGGTCAGACCCAGGCCACGAATGGACCGTTCCAACGCAAGGTGGCAGCGGGCGTCTATTGGCTGCTGAACCATCAAAAAAGAGACGGCGATCTCTCGGCCGACGCTGCGTCGCAGATGTATTCCCACGCGATTGCCACGATCGCGCTGTGCGAAGATTATGGAATGACGAAAGACAAGCCGGTCGGCGTGGCCGCCCAGATGGCCGTCAATTTCATCGTCGCCGCGCAAAACCAGAAAACCGGCGGATGGCGCTACCATCCGGGCGAGGAAGGCGATACCTCCGTCCTCGGTTGGCAGATGCAGGCGCTGCACGCCGCCCAAGAGGCCGGTCTTACGGTGAAACCGGCAGCCCTCGATGGCGCCAAAAACTTTCTCGCCTCCTGCCAACCCGCGGAACACGTTGGATGGTTTTGCTATCAGCCCGAAGCAGGCGCGACGCCGCCGATGACGGCCGTCGGTCTTCTCGCAAGCCAAGACTTGAAGATGGACCGAACCGATCCGGTGATTTTGGGTGGCAGCGCGCTTCTGTTGGCGAACCAGCCGCAAGCCGAGAACCGCAACATCTACTATTGGTATTACGCCACGCAGGCGCTCCACAACCTGGCCGGCAAGGAATCGGAATTTACAAGCAACAAGAATTGGGACACTTGGAACCGCAAGATTCGCAAGCTTTTGGTCGAGACTCAAGCTCGCGAAGGCTGCGCCGCCGGAAGCTGGGATCCGGACAAGCCAAACAAGGATGCCTGGGGCCCCTACGGCGGCCGCATCATGCAGACCAGCCTGAGCTGTTTGACGCTCGAAATCTACTATCGCCATCTTCCGGCCGCGCTCCCGGAAAAGCCGTGA
- a CDS encoding PQQ-binding-like beta-propeller repeat protein encodes MRIAFLVAWGCWLACGAAMPSMAAENTPRLDRPQQVSQRHDSPQQDSQKHDWPQHDWPQWGGTLDRNMVSDAKNLPIRFDPSPNADPKTSGIKWSVKLGSHSYGNPVISGGKVFVGTNNASPRDPKYSGDRNVLMCFNEADGKFLWQLVVSKVQGEADYHELGICSSPTINGRRVYTVTSHCEILCLDANGLYDGNDGPFVDEAQYLAKPIEHTLSIGPNGPIRKLVLAPPVKLGPTDADILWRYDLLTGQKVWPHDATSCSSLVYGDLVYFGTCNAKTQHKYVPYPKARSLIALNKLTGQLVAVDDADIGKGIFHGSWSSPSLGMVNGRPLIFYGGGDGRCYAFDPKPVPNPDPSKPAILKNVWVCDCNPPDYRVKDGRPIVYRNRKGPSEVIGTPVSYNNRVYVTVGQDPLHGSGVGCVTCIDATLKGDISASGRIWQFRDIDRSLSTVSIADGLLYVGDFSGVVHCLDLETGRQLWKHETESYMWGSTLVADGKVYFGDKTGTLWILKAGREKQVLNQIKFSAPFCQTPVVANGVLYICTEERLYAIPTGAAAENPKPRSK; translated from the coding sequence ATGCGCATTGCTTTTCTTGTTGCTTGGGGATGCTGGCTGGCCTGCGGCGCCGCGATGCCTTCGATGGCCGCCGAAAATACGCCTCGGCTTGATCGTCCGCAGCAAGTTTCGCAGAGGCACGATTCGCCGCAGCAAGATTCGCAGAAGCACGATTGGCCGCAGCATGATTGGCCGCAGTGGGGCGGAACGCTCGATCGCAACATGGTGTCCGACGCCAAAAATTTGCCCATCCGCTTCGATCCTTCGCCGAACGCCGATCCGAAAACAAGCGGCATCAAATGGTCGGTCAAGCTCGGCTCGCACAGCTATGGCAATCCGGTCATTTCCGGCGGTAAGGTGTTCGTCGGCACCAACAACGCCTCGCCGCGCGATCCTAAATACTCCGGCGACCGAAACGTGCTGATGTGCTTCAACGAAGCCGACGGCAAGTTTCTGTGGCAACTGGTCGTCTCAAAAGTGCAGGGCGAAGCTGATTACCACGAGTTGGGAATCTGCTCGTCGCCGACCATCAATGGCCGCCGCGTCTACACCGTCACCAGCCATTGCGAAATTCTTTGCCTCGACGCCAACGGCCTCTACGACGGCAACGACGGTCCGTTTGTCGACGAGGCCCAATATCTGGCCAAGCCGATCGAGCACACGCTTTCCATCGGCCCCAATGGGCCGATTCGCAAGCTTGTTCTGGCCCCGCCGGTGAAGCTCGGCCCGACCGATGCCGACATCCTGTGGCGATACGATTTGCTTACCGGGCAAAAAGTCTGGCCCCACGATGCAACGAGTTGCTCGAGCCTCGTCTACGGCGATCTGGTCTACTTCGGCACCTGCAACGCCAAAACGCAGCATAAATATGTCCCCTATCCAAAGGCCCGGTCGCTGATCGCACTCAACAAACTCACCGGGCAACTCGTCGCTGTTGACGATGCCGATATCGGCAAGGGCATTTTTCACGGCTCGTGGTCGAGCCCTTCGCTGGGCATGGTGAATGGCCGGCCGCTGATCTTCTACGGCGGCGGCGACGGACGCTGCTATGCCTTCGATCCCAAGCCGGTTCCCAATCCCGATCCGTCGAAGCCGGCCATTTTGAAAAACGTGTGGGTCTGCGATTGCAACCCGCCCGACTATCGCGTGAAAGACGGCCGGCCGATCGTGTATCGCAACCGCAAGGGCCCCAGCGAAGTGATCGGCACTCCGGTGTCGTACAACAATCGCGTGTATGTCACGGTCGGCCAAGATCCGCTGCATGGCTCGGGCGTGGGCTGCGTCACTTGCATCGACGCCACGCTCAAGGGCGACATTTCCGCGTCGGGTCGAATCTGGCAATTCCGCGATATCGATCGCTCGCTCTCGACCGTGTCGATCGCCGATGGCTTGCTGTACGTGGGCGATTTCAGCGGCGTCGTGCATTGCCTCGATCTTGAAACCGGCCGGCAACTTTGGAAACACGAAACCGAGTCGTACATGTGGGGCTCGACGCTGGTGGCCGATGGCAAAGTTTACTTCGGCGACAAGACCGGCACGCTTTGGATCCTGAAGGCCGGCCGGGAAAAACAAGTGCTCAACCAAATCAAGTTCTCCGCCCCATTCTGCCAGACTCCGGTCGTCGCCAACGGCGTGCTCTATATCTGCACCGAAGAGCGACTGTACGCGATCCCCACCGGCGCCGCGGCCGAAAATCCCAAACCGCGGAGCAAATGA